atatatatatatatatatatatgtatatatatgcatatacatatatatatatatatatatatatatatatatatatatatatatgtgtgtgtgtgtgtgtacatatgtatatgtgtatatatatatatatatatatacacacatatatatatatatatattcatatatataaatttatatatatttgatatgtacacacgcgcacacacacacacacatatatatatatatatatatatctatatatatatatatatatatatatatatatatataatgattgactgattgattaattattttattgttacatATATACACCAATAAATAAGGAAGTTAAACACTCAATATCCATGACACATCCCAGTAACAAAAACTACGTAATCTTAAAAGTATGCGACTGCAGTCCGATAAATTCATTATTGCATCTCACACATTGACTTTCTCACGCAACAACCCACGCttctttagttatttttattttatttagtacaAAGTTCCTCATCgagaaaagggagggggggggggtgctttcaTCAAGTATATAATGGTCTGTTTCCTAAGGTTTCGTTGTACTCCAGATTGTGTTTCAGTCGAGTCTGCATCATAGCTTCCTAAGAGTCCaggtaaataatatatttttatccaCTGGTAACATTTTATCATGCATTTGGACCTATGGTAGTATGTGCAGCTTTTTTGTCCAGAATTTAAgaaatagttaggaaaattacttATTTATGATCGTTATAGATAAAACTGAAATTAGTGAAAAATTCTTCCTATTATCTATTTTTTAAGTTGTAAAGTActaaaaataagtttatttataagTAATTCCATTGTAAAAAGTATAACAAAGTCATATGATTTATCTTTGAATGAATTTTCGAATAGGATACAGACAACGGAATGTATTCAAAATAATTTACAAAGACGTAATATGAGTAGGGAAACCAAATATAGTTTCAGACAAACCGCTAAACGAGGAGTTTCAAAAGTTATGTCATGTgacattattaatttttcaatggAAAATTGACGATTCATAATATGAAATTTTGACAAATCatgaaatttttaaagaatttacctttcttttttttcaagtattgcatttttcttatataaaagttAAAATAGGTTGCTGGCAATTTCACGAATGATGTCATTGCTACACGTGATAATTTAGGTTTTTAATAAGACTTATTATACTAAtggataatgataatcataaggaTGAATATATCTCTTCAATGATTACAACGTTATCCTCATCTCTCTGCAATAGATCTACCAAGACCCAAATAAATCCTTCAAGATGTTTCGGACAATGCTTTTAGCTGCAGTTTCTGCACTGGCCCTTGCAAAGCCTCAACGTAAGTTAAAGACTCTTTTTAAGACCATTTTATTGATAGAATTATAAGTCTGCCTATCAACTTATTTGCCCCACATTGATGGGATATATTATTCTTTTAGATTTATCCCAAATTCTTGAATGTTTCTGTAAGATGAACTGCAAGAAAACAATATCATCTCATCCTAGGAGTTCTCCATATTTTGTCCTTTATATATACAATCAAAGGGAGAACATTAAGTATGTTTAAATATTTACATGTTTGATATAATACAGATATAGAGTActgtatatcaacatatatatatatatatatatatatatatatatatatatatatatatatacacacatatatatatgtgcatatatatacacacatatatatattcatatatatccacacacacacacatatatatatatacagtatatatatatatatatatatatatatatatatatatatatatacatacatatatatattatatatatatatatatatatatatatatatatatacttcatatgttcatatataaagataGGTAGGCTAATGGgccaaaaattaatgttttaattatttttatactgtatttaaaagggaaatattttcagaatagattCCATTtcaagcaagtgtctggatatatatatatatatatatatatatatatatatatatatatatatacatatatatataatcagtcacaATCAGCTGTCCTTGTCCTCAGGGTATGGAGAagagagtgtagtcataccctgaggAGAGGGGACTGTGTCTGTGTCTATGTAAATATAAACCTGTTTATTAGTATTTGTCATTTCGAAAATTCCTTAATGTATCTGAAAATTTCATTTCAGCCAATATTTTTGAAGATGTTATCACTGAGGAGCTCATTAAGTTTTGGACCCCCTATGATCCCCACACATTCCCTACAATTAGCAACCTTAAAGTGGACCACGACGATACACAGTAAGGCATGACTCGAAGTACTGTGCACATTTCATTATGAATCATTTCAAAATATATGTCGTTTTATACCTTCAAACAAAggctataaatataaattattggtTTAGAGCTACTCTCTACGTCCTGTAATCTTTCTTTAAGTACTCATTGTTGAGTTGTTAAGGGATTACTTAGCTACCTTTCATTTGCTTTTAAAAGAGAAGTCAGAATCTAGAAAAGGGTTCTGTTTTGTAATAAGAAAATAGATCAATGTTCATTTGATAATTATCTACATATAACATTACCTTCATTCTATTCAGCCTTGTCTTCAACTTCGAAGAAGCCACTTTTTCTGGAATGGCTAACGTACAATGCCACCATTTCGAACCTCCGGTCTTGACAAAAGAGGTAAGATGTTATCGATTCTCTTATGATATCCTCTACAGGTTAATGTTCTGAAGTTTCGATTTAAAATGTTATAGGAAACACCGAAATTCCCATTTTCGGTTGGTCCATTCCTTAAAAGTctgattattttctctttttaggtGACAGTTGTCGTTAACCACCTGAAAGTAGATCTCCATTCAACAGCCTACACTGTAGAAGGTACCTTGAATGGCGAACCTCTCTCCGCTGCTGGAGCTGCAGAGTAAGTCATTCTCTTGTTATACCATTTAAAAataataactgctgagattatgATAAAGCAACAGATATTTATGAAATAACTTTATATCAAATGATAGGAAAAGGGCAATATAAAGTAGAGTTAGAATAACAATAGGGACAAGATCACTACACCACTTGTGCCAAAGGAGGAATAGGTTAGCTGCTACATATTAGTGTTTGAGGGAGGTAGCATTTGCTTTACTGCTGTGCATTTGAGTATAGAAGTTAGTTACCGTTGTTTCTCAGTTGGGTTACCGCTAAGAAAGGTCCGTTATTGTTAGACATGAACCCTTGATCATTCATAGGAATCTACCTTTCCTTGTATACGCGAAATGGAACATACAATACTGTTAAAATGGtttaaatttaaagttatttagCCTGAAGGGAGAAGGGGCATTAAAAGATATAGGGCAAGTGAAActcaaattcctcatatagcctttaTAACAATATTGGATAGAAGTTAGCGTGCGTAATAAATACCAAGAGAATGACTCCCTGAAACATTCTGACGAGACAATTATTGGCAGAGAGAGAGCTAAGTGGAGTTAGATAAGGATGGCACCAGTCTATATGCTTTATATAAAATAGTTACAAAAGAAGCATCTGTGGCCTGATGAACCTTAAAATACTTCTAGTAAAGCAGACTGAATGACAGTCAGGAAGGTTTTCAAGATGCATGATAATTGAagattattaat
Above is a window of Palaemon carinicauda isolate YSFRI2023 chromosome 6, ASM3689809v2, whole genome shotgun sequence DNA encoding:
- the LOC137642656 gene encoding uncharacterized protein, coding for MFRTMLLAAVSALALAKPQPNIFEDVITEELIKFWTPYDPHTFPTISNLKVDHDDTHLVFNFEEATFSGMANVQCHHFEPPVLTKEVTVVVNHLKVDLHSTAYTVEGTLNGEPLSAAGAAELTAHNLGGTFKFDADSYSLEPVSLCVAPGTLTIDLVVESLIANFENAEALNHEIDTRGPELVDILEADFMFYADEIVAFLNSKLCK